In one Oreochromis aureus strain Israel breed Guangdong linkage group 2, ZZ_aureus, whole genome shotgun sequence genomic region, the following are encoded:
- the tlx2 gene encoding T-cell leukemia homeobox protein 2 isoform X1 yields MEHTGIEEVNQTHQQQHEPISFGIDQILNSSDQSSGCMLPNRTGDPDYALASNVYSNGYNSVYNPACSMAAAAGLAGSYNVNMNMNVSMNMNMNVNVNSGGAGGVIRVPAHRPMPPPPPPPAAAAPHPPPSTHPPGIGPGIPSVPGMGMGNAANFTFPWMESSRRFAKDRLTGEQAEESRAGEATGGPGATGSLCPLPKGDIGRVPVWSTVETLAKCYYPELAHLRDGNGLLADYPFPKGACPAALSPFSVTRRIGHPYQNRTPPKRKKPRTSFSRVQICELEKRFHRQKYLASAERATLAKALKMTDAQVKTWFQNRRTKWRRQTAEEREAERQQANRLMLQLQQEAFQKTLSQPLQPDPLCLHNSSLYALQNLQPWAEDNKLSV; encoded by the exons ATGGAGCACACTGGGATCGAGGAGGTGAACCAGacgcaccagcagcagcatgaacCCATCAGCTTCGGCATCGACCAGATCCTCAACAGCTCGGACCAGTCCAGCGGCTGCATGCTGCCCAACCGGACCGGTGACCCGGATTACGCGCTGGCCTCTAATGTCTACAGCAACGGGTACAACAGCGTCTACAACCCGGCCTGCTCCATGGCAGCAGCGGCGGGTTTGGCCGGCTCCTATAATGTCAACATGAACATGAACGTCAGtatgaacatgaacatgaacgTTAACGTGAACTCTGGAGGCGCAGGTGGGGTAATTCGGGTGCCGGCGCACAGACCCATGCCGCCTCCGCCACCGCCTCCCGCCGCTGCTGCTCCTCATCCACCCCCTTCGACGCATCCACCGGGCATCGGACCCGGCATCCCCTCGGTGCCAGGGATGGGAATGGGGAATGCAGCGAACTTCACATTTCCGTGgatggaaagcagcagaagattCGCCAAGGACAGATTAACAG GGGAGCAGGCAGAGGAGAGCCGAGCCGGAGAGGCCACAGGGGGGCCGGGGGCCACCGGATCCCTCTGTCCTCTCCCCAAGGGAGACATCGGCAGGGTCCCTGTCTGGAGCACGGTGGAGACATTAGCCAAATGTTATTACCCCGAGCTTGCCCACCTGCGAGACGGCAATGGCCTTCTAGCAGACTATCCTTTTCCAAAGGGTGCTTGCCCAG CTGCCCTCTCGCCCTTTTCTGTGACCCGTCGAATCGGCCACCCGTACCAGAACCGGACGCCACCTAAGAGGAAAAAGCCTCGCACCTCCTTCAGCCGGGTGCAGATCTGTGAGCTGGAGAAACGTTTTCACCGACAGAAGTACCTGGCATCGGCCGAGCGTGCCACCCTGGCCAAGGCGCTGAAGATGACGGATGCACAAGTTAAGACCTGGTTTCAAAACAGGCGGACAAAATGGCG GAGACAGACTGCGGAGGAGAGGGAGGCTGAGAGGCAGCAGGCCAACCGGCTGATGTTGCAGCTTCAGCAGGAAGCTTTCCAGAAGACGTTGAGCCAGCCACTGCAGCCGGACCCACTCTGCCTGCACAACTCCTCCCTCTACGCCCTGCAGAACCTGCAGCCCTGGGCAGAAGACAATAAG CTGTCGGTCTAA
- the tlx2 gene encoding T-cell leukemia homeobox protein 2 isoform X2 yields the protein MEHTGIEEVNQTHQQQHEPISFGIDQILNSSDQSSGCMLPNRTGDPDYALASNVYSNGYNSVYNPACSMAAAAGLAGSYNVNMNMNVSMNMNMNVNVNSGGAGGVIRVPAHRPMPPPPPPPAAAAPHPPPSTHPPGIGPGIPSVPGMGMGNAANFTFPWMESSRRFAKDRLTAALSPFSVTRRIGHPYQNRTPPKRKKPRTSFSRVQICELEKRFHRQKYLASAERATLAKALKMTDAQVKTWFQNRRTKWRRQTAEEREAERQQANRLMLQLQQEAFQKTLSQPLQPDPLCLHNSSLYALQNLQPWAEDNKVTSVTSVASVV from the exons ATGGAGCACACTGGGATCGAGGAGGTGAACCAGacgcaccagcagcagcatgaacCCATCAGCTTCGGCATCGACCAGATCCTCAACAGCTCGGACCAGTCCAGCGGCTGCATGCTGCCCAACCGGACCGGTGACCCGGATTACGCGCTGGCCTCTAATGTCTACAGCAACGGGTACAACAGCGTCTACAACCCGGCCTGCTCCATGGCAGCAGCGGCGGGTTTGGCCGGCTCCTATAATGTCAACATGAACATGAACGTCAGtatgaacatgaacatgaacgTTAACGTGAACTCTGGAGGCGCAGGTGGGGTAATTCGGGTGCCGGCGCACAGACCCATGCCGCCTCCGCCACCGCCTCCCGCCGCTGCTGCTCCTCATCCACCCCCTTCGACGCATCCACCGGGCATCGGACCCGGCATCCCCTCGGTGCCAGGGATGGGAATGGGGAATGCAGCGAACTTCACATTTCCGTGgatggaaagcagcagaagattCGCCAAGGACAGATTAACAG CTGCCCTCTCGCCCTTTTCTGTGACCCGTCGAATCGGCCACCCGTACCAGAACCGGACGCCACCTAAGAGGAAAAAGCCTCGCACCTCCTTCAGCCGGGTGCAGATCTGTGAGCTGGAGAAACGTTTTCACCGACAGAAGTACCTGGCATCGGCCGAGCGTGCCACCCTGGCCAAGGCGCTGAAGATGACGGATGCACAAGTTAAGACCTGGTTTCAAAACAGGCGGACAAAATGGCG GAGACAGACTGCGGAGGAGAGGGAGGCTGAGAGGCAGCAGGCCAACCGGCTGATGTTGCAGCTTCAGCAGGAAGCTTTCCAGAAGACGTTGAGCCAGCCACTGCAGCCGGACCCACTCTGCCTGCACAACTCCTCCCTCTACGCCCTGCAGAACCTGCAGCCCTGGGCAGAAGACAATAAGGTGACCTCCGTCACCTCTGTAGCATCTGtagtgtga